In a genomic window of Roseiflexus castenholzii DSM 13941:
- a CDS encoding ATP-binding protein, whose protein sequence is MLTILLLGPPQILSDGIPVTVSRRRARALVYYLAAQDKPVHRERLIDLFWHDHDHAAARQLLRTTLHSVRRVLGSAVEGDEEVTLALDADVDYRALVTAVTAPIGNESILSAALERYRDDLLTGFTLPDAPLFADWLEAERERARLLAMRGYTHLARIAEMRGDLAAALTALDRALTFDPLQEDLQREIMRLHYLSGDRVGAIRRYENLRDLLDAELGVPPMRETRELYDAIVTDRLLDSASTQYRSLESERYKQRNVSSNRPPPARHTLPSLLPFIGRSAEMEAIEMVGAGRLMLIEGETGIGKTRLAFEALERHTARGGLTLIAAARELEQGLPYRPWIDLLRDLLARPNWHMLRAHLNLDPLWFGEAARLLPELAPGSSATTQADEARLWEGVTRLLIALASLKPLMLLFDDLHWADASSLGLLGYVVRRAEEASVRLIATARTTDHQAALRILLNALTREGRLERILLRRLSTTDTEALARALSPDDAARLASWLYRNTEGNPFVIAELVRHARTTGLLSADGRLSPVLPDEPVVPVSVYGLIQSQLARLSDEARRVLDTAATVGRVFSFDVVARAAALSEEAALDALDELRAARLIEPLANGRFQFDHSLTMEVAYREMGEPRHRALHRRVAEALEALNRDCLDDVAGLIAWHFAEGGVPERAATYAVRAGRRAARVAAWTEAIAFYEQALAGLGASQRFDALMNLGEALVMGGKAAQAAERFRESLALARTPAEARRARLSLARALAPQGRYAEMIEAVRGLEQRGDLRDRITALFLWGTALSLEGSDLIGAALRLREAARLILAQPAPDPIALAQVRFELGSVAAQQGDLSAAVASYREALAATDSATAHPEALTWRILACNNLAYHLHLQGRLDEAEHWLDEGLRLANEYGMLGLQPYLLSTQGEIALARGNLDAAESSFLAGLTLAERMVVSERVAGITANLGLVALHRGHATLAIHHLSIALARADTLGTRHLAAQIRIWLAPLLPPDEARTVLAQARTIAESGGRRRLLADIARVEYQLRLRMPHAGHSERSEESERVAQDPSL, encoded by the coding sequence ATGCTCACCATTCTCCTTCTCGGTCCGCCGCAGATCCTGTCCGATGGCATCCCGGTAACGGTGTCGCGCCGTCGTGCGCGGGCGCTGGTCTACTATCTGGCAGCGCAGGACAAACCGGTTCACCGCGAGCGCTTGATCGACCTGTTCTGGCACGACCACGACCACGCTGCTGCCCGACAGTTGCTCCGCACCACGCTCCACAGCGTGCGACGGGTGCTTGGATCGGCTGTCGAAGGTGATGAGGAAGTTACTCTCGCCCTCGATGCCGACGTAGACTATCGCGCACTGGTCACTGCCGTCACTGCGCCCATCGGCAATGAGTCGATACTGTCCGCCGCGCTGGAGCGCTACCGTGATGATCTGCTGACCGGTTTCACCCTTCCCGATGCTCCGCTATTTGCCGATTGGCTCGAAGCAGAGCGAGAGCGGGCGCGTTTGCTGGCGATGCGGGGATATACACACCTGGCGCGCATCGCCGAAATGCGCGGCGATCTTGCTGCGGCGCTGACGGCGCTCGACCGCGCGCTGACGTTCGATCCGCTCCAGGAAGACCTGCAACGCGAAATAATGCGCCTGCATTACCTGTCAGGCGATCGGGTCGGCGCCATCCGGCGCTACGAGAACCTGCGCGATCTGCTCGACGCCGAATTGGGTGTGCCGCCGATGCGTGAGACCCGCGAACTCTACGATGCGATCGTGACCGATCGCCTGCTCGATAGTGCATCGACGCAGTATCGCAGTCTTGAGAGTGAACGGTATAAGCAGCGGAACGTGTCGAGCAATCGTCCACCGCCAGCGCGTCACACCCTGCCGTCCCTGCTGCCATTCATTGGACGGTCGGCGGAGATGGAAGCGATCGAGATGGTTGGTGCGGGACGGCTTATGCTGATTGAAGGTGAAACCGGGATCGGCAAGACCCGTCTGGCGTTCGAGGCGCTGGAACGACATACAGCGCGGGGCGGATTGACCCTTATCGCGGCTGCGCGCGAACTGGAGCAGGGATTGCCCTACCGACCATGGATCGACCTGTTGCGTGATCTGCTGGCGCGTCCCAACTGGCATATGCTGCGCGCACACCTCAATCTCGATCCACTCTGGTTCGGCGAGGCGGCGCGGCTGTTGCCGGAACTGGCGCCTGGATCATCGGCGACGACACAGGCGGACGAAGCGCGCCTGTGGGAAGGAGTGACACGGTTGTTGATTGCGCTGGCGAGTCTGAAGCCGCTCATGTTGCTCTTCGACGATCTCCATTGGGCGGACGCAAGCAGTCTTGGTCTGCTGGGATATGTGGTGCGGCGGGCTGAGGAAGCGTCGGTTCGCCTGATTGCAACTGCGCGCACGACGGATCATCAGGCGGCGCTCCGTATCTTGCTGAATGCGCTGACCCGTGAGGGGCGTCTGGAACGCATACTGCTGCGCCGTCTGAGTACGACTGACACCGAAGCGCTGGCGCGCGCGCTGAGTCCCGATGATGCCGCGCGATTGGCTTCCTGGCTCTATCGTAATACCGAAGGCAATCCTTTCGTTATTGCCGAATTGGTGCGCCACGCCCGCACCACCGGGTTGCTGTCCGCCGATGGGCGATTGAGTCCGGTTCTGCCCGATGAACCGGTTGTGCCTGTGTCGGTATATGGTCTAATCCAGTCACAATTGGCGCGTCTTTCCGACGAAGCGCGCCGGGTACTCGACACGGCAGCGACAGTCGGGCGGGTCTTTTCATTTGATGTCGTGGCGCGCGCAGCGGCGCTTTCCGAAGAGGCGGCGCTCGACGCACTCGATGAACTGCGCGCTGCCCGCCTCATCGAGCCGTTAGCCAATGGTCGTTTTCAGTTCGACCATAGTTTGACGATGGAGGTCGCGTACCGCGAGATGGGTGAGCCGCGCCATCGGGCGCTGCACCGGCGCGTCGCCGAGGCGCTCGAAGCGCTCAACCGCGACTGTCTGGATGATGTGGCAGGATTGATCGCCTGGCATTTTGCCGAAGGCGGGGTTCCTGAGCGCGCGGCGACCTACGCGGTGCGCGCCGGTCGCCGCGCGGCGCGCGTCGCCGCCTGGACGGAAGCGATTGCGTTTTACGAACAGGCGCTGGCAGGTTTAGGGGCTTCACAGCGGTTCGATGCGCTGATGAACCTGGGAGAAGCGTTAGTGATGGGCGGGAAAGCGGCGCAGGCAGCGGAACGGTTCCGCGAAAGCCTGGCGCTGGCGCGCACTCCTGCGGAAGCGCGTCGGGCGCGGTTGAGTCTGGCGCGCGCACTGGCGCCTCAGGGACGGTACGCTGAAATGATCGAAGCAGTGCGCGGGTTGGAACAACGTGGTGATCTCCGTGATCGGATCACGGCACTGTTCCTGTGGGGCACAGCGCTATCGCTCGAAGGGTCCGATCTGATCGGTGCGGCGCTCCGGTTGCGTGAAGCGGCGCGTCTGATTCTGGCGCAACCCGCGCCCGATCCCATCGCGCTAGCGCAGGTGCGCTTCGAACTCGGCAGCGTGGCGGCTCAGCAGGGCGACCTGTCCGCCGCAGTCGCCTCCTACCGCGAGGCGCTGGCAGCCACCGACAGCGCCACCGCGCATCCAGAAGCGCTCACATGGCGCATTCTGGCGTGCAACAACCTTGCCTATCATCTGCACCTGCAAGGGCGCCTGGACGAAGCCGAACACTGGCTGGACGAAGGTCTGCGCCTGGCGAATGAGTATGGCATGCTGGGGCTTCAACCATATCTGCTCTCGACCCAAGGCGAGATCGCGCTGGCGCGCGGCAACCTCGATGCGGCTGAGTCCAGTTTTCTGGCGGGACTGACCCTTGCCGAACGCATGGTCGTTTCTGAACGGGTGGCCGGCATCACCGCCAATCTCGGACTCGTCGCATTGCACCGCGGACACGCCACACTCGCTATTCACCACCTCTCGATAGCCCTGGCGCGCGCCGATACGCTGGGCACACGTCATCTCGCCGCACAGATCCGCATCTGGCTGGCGCCGCTCCTCCCGCCTGATGAAGCGCGCACCGTTCTCGCGCAGGCGCGCACCATCGCCGAAAGCGGCGGTCGTCGTCGTCTGCTAGCGGATATAGCCCGTGTGGAATACCAATTACGATTAAGGATGCCGCATGCTGGTCATTCCGAGCGCAGCGAGGAATCTGAGCGGGTTGCGCAAGACCCCTCGCTCTGA
- a CDS encoding YceI family protein, with protein sequence MAQWIIDDSHSLIQFTVRHMMISKVRGRFDRFSGTITADEQNPANSSVYVQIEAASINTRDARRDGHLTSPDFLDVAHYPHITFVSKRIEVLDESRGRMVGDLTIRGVTHEVTLDVEYNGQARSPWGTVSAGFHASTTINRKDWGLTWNMALETGGVLVGDEVEIDIEVELIRQEEQPTETVEATAAS encoded by the coding sequence ATGGCTCAATGGATCATCGACGACAGTCATTCCCTCATTCAGTTTACCGTCCGTCATATGATGATTTCGAAAGTGCGCGGACGGTTCGACCGCTTCAGTGGCACAATTACGGCAGATGAGCAGAATCCTGCCAACTCGTCGGTGTATGTTCAAATCGAAGCCGCCAGCATCAACACACGCGATGCAAGGCGCGACGGACATCTGACATCGCCGGATTTCCTCGATGTCGCCCATTATCCCCATATCACGTTCGTCAGCAAGCGTATTGAAGTGCTGGACGAGTCGCGCGGGCGGATGGTTGGTGATCTGACCATCCGCGGCGTGACCCACGAGGTAACGCTCGATGTCGAATACAACGGTCAGGCGCGCTCGCCCTGGGGCACGGTCAGCGCCGGCTTCCATGCCAGCACGACGATCAACCGCAAGGACTGGGGACTGACCTGGAATATGGCGCTGGAGACCGGCGGAGTGCTGGTCGGCGACGAGGTGGAGATCGATATCGAAGTTGAGTTGATCAGGCAGGAGGAACAGCCGACGGAGACAGTCGAGGCGACAGCGGCGTCATAA
- a CDS encoding hydantoinase/oxoprolinase family protein, with the protein MDILGIDIGGTFTDFVLLRNGRVRIYKTLSTPDDPACALLQGVDTLGAPATIVHGTTVATNALLERRGAATALVTTGGFGDVLVIGRGNRPTLYDLNVTRLDPPVPEAWRFELIERMLPDGSVLTPLDDSELARLVAWIGEHPVESVAICLLHSYANPSHEDQVIAALDRAARTSQRSLFIFASHRVLPEPREYERTSTTVVNAYVSPILGRYLDRLGPALRDRGVRSIRIMASDGGSMGLVTARELAARATLSGPAGGVVGAYAVARRAGFNRIITFDMGGTSTDVALVDGTLPHTSESQVGGLPVRLPSLDIHTVGAGGGSLARIDAGGALRVGPQSAGADPGPACYGRGTLPTVTDANLLLGRLQADYFLGGHMTLDVERARMAFITLAHDLFGAQSPDDEQRAALGVVRIANALMERAIRAISVERGDDPRDCALVAFGGAGPLHAAHLAAALGIRTVLIPRYPGVLSALGMIAADVTRESSRALLTTLDALDTTTLAVHIAALADEALAALAADGEDLNGCRIECVLDLRYAGQSYELPTSLESGWEKSPTPLTDLAERFHALHERRYGHAMRERRIEAVTLRVRAVSPRSAIDFAPEELPPRASPLMPRTVVQAALNGDTAALEPAPLYERDDLRPGDAIDGPAIIAQFDATTIAPPGWRVVVDADLNLIMTPLSPRLSPSAVPPA; encoded by the coding sequence ATGGACATCCTTGGCATCGATATTGGCGGCACGTTCACCGACTTTGTGTTGCTCCGCAATGGGCGGGTGCGCATCTACAAAACGCTCTCGACGCCCGATGACCCGGCGTGTGCGCTTCTTCAAGGCGTTGATACGCTCGGCGCGCCGGCAACCATCGTTCATGGCACGACGGTGGCGACCAATGCGCTGCTCGAACGGCGCGGCGCCGCGACTGCTCTAGTGACGACCGGCGGCTTCGGTGATGTGCTGGTGATCGGGCGCGGCAACCGACCAACGCTCTACGACCTGAATGTGACACGGCTCGATCCGCCGGTTCCTGAAGCCTGGCGCTTCGAACTGATCGAGCGCATGCTGCCTGATGGTAGTGTGCTGACTCCGCTCGACGACAGCGAACTGGCGCGCCTGGTCGCCTGGATCGGGGAGCACCCTGTCGAATCGGTTGCGATCTGCCTGCTCCACAGTTATGCCAATCCATCCCATGAGGATCAGGTGATAGCAGCGCTCGACCGGGCGGCGCGCACGTCGCAGCGCTCCCTGTTCATCTTCGCCTCGCACCGCGTTTTGCCGGAACCGCGCGAGTACGAGCGCACCAGCACCACCGTCGTCAATGCGTATGTCAGTCCCATTCTTGGGCGCTACCTGGATCGCCTCGGTCCGGCGTTGAGGGATCGGGGCGTGCGCTCCATCCGCATCATGGCGTCCGATGGTGGGAGCATGGGGCTGGTGACGGCTCGCGAATTGGCGGCGCGCGCGACCCTTTCCGGTCCAGCTGGTGGTGTTGTGGGTGCATATGCGGTTGCACGGCGCGCTGGTTTCAATCGGATCATTACGTTCGATATGGGGGGAACGTCCACCGATGTCGCGCTGGTGGACGGGACGCTGCCGCACACATCTGAGTCGCAAGTCGGCGGTCTTCCGGTGCGCCTGCCGAGTCTGGACATTCACACGGTGGGTGCGGGAGGCGGCTCTCTTGCCCGGATCGATGCTGGCGGCGCGCTGCGCGTTGGTCCGCAGAGCGCCGGCGCCGATCCGGGACCGGCGTGCTATGGACGAGGAACGCTGCCAACCGTGACGGATGCAAACCTGCTCTTGGGGCGCTTGCAGGCGGATTATTTCCTGGGCGGGCACATGACGCTTGATGTCGAGCGGGCGCGCATGGCGTTCATAACGCTGGCGCATGATCTGTTCGGTGCACAAAGCCCCGATGATGAACAGCGCGCTGCACTCGGTGTAGTGCGCATCGCCAATGCGCTGATGGAGCGCGCCATTCGGGCGATTTCGGTCGAGCGCGGCGACGATCCGCGTGATTGCGCGCTGGTGGCGTTTGGCGGCGCCGGACCGCTGCATGCGGCGCATCTGGCGGCTGCGCTCGGCATCCGCACGGTGCTCATACCGCGCTATCCGGGGGTGCTCTCGGCGCTTGGCATGATCGCCGCCGATGTCACCCGCGAGAGTAGCCGGGCGTTGCTGACAACCCTCGACGCGCTCGATACCACAACCCTCGCCGTGCACATCGCCGCGCTTGCAGACGAGGCACTGGCGGCGCTTGCAGCCGACGGCGAGGACCTCAATGGCTGCCGGATCGAGTGCGTGCTTGATCTGCGCTATGCTGGACAATCGTATGAACTTCCCACATCGCTGGAGAGCGGTTGGGAAAAGTCGCCGACGCCGCTGACAGACCTGGCAGAACGGTTTCATGCGCTGCACGAGCGGCGCTACGGGCATGCCATGCGTGAGCGACGCATCGAAGCCGTTACGCTGCGGGTGCGTGCCGTCAGCCCGCGCAGCGCCATCGACTTCGCGCCGGAGGAGTTGCCGCCGCGCGCGTCGCCATTGATGCCGCGCACCGTGGTGCAGGCGGCGTTGAACGGCGACACCGCAGCACTCGAACCTGCACCACTGTACGAACGCGACGACCTGCGTCCCGGCGACGCAATCGACGGACCGGCGATCATTGCGCAGTTCGATGCCACAACCATTGCGCCGCCGGGATGGCGTGTCGTCGTGGATGCAGACCTCAACCTGATTATGACGCCGCTGTCGCCTCGACTGTCTCCGTCGGCTGTTCCTCCTGCCTGA